A genomic segment from Necator americanus strain Aroian chromosome III, whole genome shotgun sequence encodes:
- a CDS encoding hypothetical protein (NECATOR_CHRIII.G11287.T1) has protein sequence MGMVDVEDPFFISSENGVQSVESAASGEQLSTDVQSSLAVAVAQCMWEPLTEVFQHSERSQSIAHGGQRTVQTGSKIPHTFIWMLLRQILQFVERYCSRSTRARLIFEFLVSGFEALEPAAHR, from the coding sequence ATGGGTatggttgacgtagaggacccatttttcatctccagtgaaaATGGTGTCCAgtcagtcgaatctgcggcttctggagagcagctgagtacAGATGTCCAgtcgtctttggcggttgccgtcgctcaatgcatgtgggagccactaACCGAGGTTTTTCaacattccgagagatcgcagtccattgctcacggtggacagcgaacagtccagactggcagcaaaataccgcacaccttcatatggatgctgcttcgccagattcttcagttcgttgaacgatattgcagtcggtcgaccagagcgaggctcatcttcgagtttcttgtttccggctttgaagcgctggaaccagcCGCGCACAGATAG
- a CDS encoding hypothetical protein (NECATOR_CHRIII.G11286.T1) produces the protein MRQPHSRVWCAGDEMPDPFVKGEIHEKKVMLSVWWRVHEIHRFELLSDNTTVTAEVYCAQLQRLADKIRKEHPKLDNVRLLHDNVRPHIAKKTSQKILEFGWKVLPPPPYSPDLAPSD, from the coding sequence atgcgTCAACCACACTCCCGTgtgtggtgcgctggcgatgaaatgccggatcctttcgtgaaaggtgaaatccatgagaagaaggtgatgctgagcgtctggtggaGAGTTCATGAAATccaccgtttcgaactgctgtcggacaacacgacagttactgccgaggtctactgcgctcaactgcaaagactggccgacaagattcgcaaggagcacccgaagctcgacaacgttcgcctgctgcacgataatgtgcgccctcacatcgcgaagaagacttcccagaaaattctggagttcGGATGGAAAGTTCTACCGCccccaccgtacagcccggacctCGCCCCGAGCGACTAa